From Planctomycetota bacterium, the proteins below share one genomic window:
- a CDS encoding Hsp20/alpha crystallin family protein: MISDPPFSKFARPVSRSEPLQEAFCGFAGPEPSWAPSVNLYEAERAYRVCVDLAGVEKSTIDVSVRANDGRGQARLVVSGNRPVPRSPVAAQAGGGRVKVHRMELDHGAFCREVELPPDVDQEGVSATYRDGLLWVELPKSA, translated from the coding sequence GTGATCAGCGACCCGCCCTTCTCGAAATTCGCCCGGCCTGTCAGCCGATCCGAACCGCTGCAGGAGGCCTTCTGCGGATTTGCCGGCCCGGAGCCCTCGTGGGCACCGTCGGTCAACCTGTATGAGGCCGAGCGTGCCTACCGCGTCTGCGTGGACCTCGCTGGCGTGGAGAAGTCGACCATCGACGTATCCGTCCGTGCCAACGACGGCAGGGGCCAGGCGAGGCTGGTGGTTTCCGGCAATCGCCCCGTCCCACGCTCGCCCGTCGCCGCCCAGGCCGGTGGCGGCCGGGTGAAGGTGCACCGCATGGAGCTCGACCACGGCGCATTCTGTCGCGAAGTCGAGCTTCCGCCGGACGTCGACCAGGAAGGCGTGAGTGCGACCTACCGCGACGGCCTGCTGTGGGTGGAACTTCCCAAGTCAGCGTGA